Below is a genomic region from Candidatus Omnitrophota bacterium.
GGAAGGCCTTAAGTCTAAAAATAACCCAAAAAGAATATCCGTCATTTATATTGAGCGAGAATTCCCCTGTCCAGCAATGCAGGTCTTTTACTATCGCATACTCTTGCTCTACAAAATCGTTTATTCTTTTTGTGCCATCTTCTAAAATCTTCTTAAAGTCATACCGCTCATAAACGCGGAATTGCCATTTTGAATTTAAATTATAAATAAAAGAGGTAGTTATCTCATTAATAGAGTTCTTTTCATATCTCGAACCTAAGCCTAATGACCAGATATCATTATGGGAGGCAATTAAATCAAAGTTTGCAGTATTAAAATTTTTCGAAGGAGGGTCATAAATAGCGTCGGATTCAAATCTCAACCAATTGTAAGGAGTAAGCTCTAAATCGAGCTTAAAATTCCGCCACTGGCTACCGGTATCTTCAGGTTTGAAATGGTAATCGCCAGTAAAAAGGAAATTTCCCAAGTCAACCGTCTTTAAATTGTCCTTTTCTTTTCTTTTAGTCTGGAGTCTATTTTCTATGCCCAGTGTAACGACATTTTCTCGGTTTATAGAATCTAAAGAATCAAAACCCATTAGTTTATCAGGGAGAATTGTGGGTTGGTGGATATATTTATAGTTGGCTATGGGTGTAACTATATGCCTTAATTTATTTATATCCAATCCTAAAAAATCTGAATGGATATCGTATATTTTATAAAACCTTGTGCTTATATCCATACCTGAATAGAATATACCTCTTATTTCTGCTTCATCACCATATTTATCTTTAGAATAATATGTCTGGCGCGTGCCAATATAGGGATTGAGATTTAAAAAACCAAACTTTGAAAAATACGAAAGCCGATTATAACTGTCAAATCTCCGCACATCGTCGTCTAAATCGGAACCGGCATTTTTATTGGTGAGGTTTGCAAAACTGTAATCAGATTTATAATAAAACATTGAGTTACCCAATTTTTGGTTCATCAGGTTAAGCGCAATCTCAGGTAAGCGTTCAGTCTCGGTGAAGAAGCGATTGGTTCTTTTCTGAACCAAAAAAGAAAGATTATAAACAGGCTGTGAGTTGATTATGGAGAGGTAAGACTTCGGATGATTATCGTTTACATATTCTTCGCGGTAGAAATAGTCTTTGATAAAATCTATATCACTCATTTTGTGATACTCCATCAGCGCACGGGTATCATCGCTTATCTGCCAGCGGTGTTTCAATTGAACCCGATAACGTTCTGTCTCCTGGCGCACTTCCTTAGAAACGGATTTATCTCGCTCATTCATATAATAATAACGAAAAAATCCTGAACCAAAGTGCTTTATGGAATATTCCTGGTCTAAACCATGCGCAAAGCCTTTTCTTTCTCGATAGTCAAGATGAATAAATCCTTTTTTATCCTCAATAAAATTGTGGCGCCAAGCAGTAAGCATGTACCATCCCCATTTCTTATTTCTGCCGGGTATAAAAATAAAATGAGGATATTTTTCTGTTAAAGAATATCTTAAATATGGAAGATAAAATAGAGGAACATTACCCACCATAAAGGAGACGTCATGCGCTACTATTTTATCATCTAAGAACACCTCAATCTTTCTTGACCTTATGCGATAGTGGGGTTTTCCCTGGTCGCAGGTGGTGATATAGCCCTCTTCTACTACATATTCCTTATCTGCTATCTTCTCTGCCGATTTACCTCCTCCATACCAAGGTCCCATTTTCTCCATACTTAGATTTATGACTTCACCCTTCTTGGTTTCAAAATTGTAATAGAGTTTATCTCCCGTAAAAAGTGTATTGTCCTGATACAATTTTACATTACCTGAAGCAATAGCAGCTTTTGTTTCAGTAAAGAATTCTATTCTTTCACAGGTAAGTTTCATGTTTTGATAAACTATCTCTACATTTCCCTCGCCGATTATCTTCTTCTCCTGCGTTAAATACTCTACATTATCTCCTTTAACTGTTACCGAACCCATATCCTGAGCAAGAACTACAAACGCAAAACGTAAAATGCAAAATATAAAACTGAATATTAAAGTGTAAAATTTAAATCTTCTGAATTTCATCTTGAACCTCTAATCTTAATTTTTGGGTTTACACTCGGTACTTTTTTCCAATCATCCAGAAAACGCTTAATGCCAATATCGGTCAAGGGGTGCTTTAAAAGTTGTTCTAAGACACTAAAGGGACAGGTAGCAACATCTGCTCCGATAAGGGCTGAATCCAAAACATGAATGGGGTTACGCACACTGGCAACAATAATCTGGGTAGCGAAGTGATAGTTATCAAAAATAGTGCGAATATCCCCAATTAAATCCATTCCTCTTGTACTTATGTCATCAAGTCTCCCTACAAAAGGAGAAATATAACTCGCACCCGCCTTAGCAGCAAGCATTGCCTGAGTGGCAGAAAAACAGAGAGTAACGTTGGTTTTTATCCCCTCTGCCGACAGTATCTTTACCGCTTTTAAACCTTCTGTGTTCAAAGGAATCTTGACGACGATATTTTTATGTATTTGGGAAAGGAAGCGGGCTTCTTTAATAATTGATTCCTTATCCAAACTCACCGCTTCCGCTGAAATTGGGCCATCGACAATTTCGCATATTTCTTTAATCAATTTAATAAAATCTTTTCCCTCTTTCGCAACCAGCGTAGGATTGGTGGTTACACCGTTAATAACACCCCAACTCGCCGCTTCGCGAATTTCATCAAGATTAGCGGAATCGATAAATAGTTTCATCCTCTACCTCCTCTTACTCCTTCCTTAGCTAAAAAACCTGCGCCAATTATTCCTGCATTTTCTTTTAACTTTGCCTGCACAACCTCTACTCTATTTGCAGGTATCCGCATTGCACGTTCTTTTATGGTGCTTTTTATATTTTCAAACAAAACTTTTCCTGCCCCTGCAATCCCTCCACCAATAATAATCATTTCTGGGTTAAGTAGATTAACTATCCCTGCTAAAATTATCCCAATTCTCTTTCCCACATTCTGCCAGATTTCCTTAGCAAGCAAATCTCCTTTTTTCAAGGCTAAACTCAGAATCTCTGGATTAAGTTTTGAAAAATCATTCTTTATTAAATCAGGTATAATTGTAGGAAGCGGGCCTTTTTTGATTTTATTTATCGCTTCTTCCACGATATAACGATTACCTACATATCTTTCTAAACAAGCTTTTCCTCCGCAATTGCATAGTGGACCGTGCTCATTTAAAGGAAAATGCCCAATTTCTCCTGCAGAGAAAGTTGCCCCCCGATAGAGCTTTCCTTCTAAAATCAAACCTCCTCCCACTCCAGTCCCTAAAGTGATACAAACAACATTTTTCTTTCCTTTTGCACGACCGGCGTACAATTCTGCTAAAGCCATTATATTGACATCATTATCAATAAAAACCGGAACTTTTAGACAATCTTCTAAAATTTTTTTTAAATAAACATTGTCCCATCCAGAAATATTGACTAAATAATAAACTAAACCTCTATAGGGGTCGACCAACCCCGGAACTCCAATGCCTATTGCCTGTGGTTTCCTTTTATATCTCTCAATAAAAGAAAAAATAGTTTCTCTAATTGCAAAGATAAGACGAGATTTTTCAAGATAGCAATGGGTATCTAACTCGGAGCGTTTGATAATTTTAAGCTTATTATCTAAAATTCCTAATTTTACCTTTGTTGCTCCGATGTCTATTCCAATATAATATTTCATCTTAAGAATGAGGAAGTTGAAATTTTAAGAGCAATAAGTATAAATACCTTTGCCTATTTAATCTCGTCATAGAATATAACACAATTACGTCCGTGGTTCTTAGCAAAGTATAAAGCCTTATCCGCGTTAGCAACCAATTGTATTACCGATTCGCCATCTTTTGGGAAAACCGTCCCTCCTATACTGACAGTAACATTAAACTTTTCTCCATAGGCTTTGAAGGGATATTTCCCTACTGCCTCACGAATCCTCTCGGCAACTATCTTTGCTTCTTCCTCAGCCGTATTGAGCAAAAGCACTGTTAACTCTTCTCCTCCATATCTACCAATAAGGTCAATCTCTCTCAAATTTGTCCTCAATATCCGTGCTATCTCTCGCAACACGTAATCACCGGTAAGATGGCCGTATTGGTCATTGCAATTTTTGAAATGGTCAATGTCAATCATAAGAAAACTAAGAAACATCTTATGTTTTTTAGCTCTCCCCAGTTCTTCTTCAAAAGATTTAATTATCTCTCTACGCACATAGAGCCCCGTAAGACTATCCGTCGTTGCCATCTTTTCTATCTCTTCGTAAAGAATAACCTTTCTTAATTCCAGAGATATTTGCGTGGAGAAGATGGTAAATTTGGAAAAATCTTCCTTTTTTAGACCTTCTAAAAGCAAAAAACCAATTACGGTATTTCCCGAATGCAAAGCAGAAACGGCAAAAGGAACATCTACTTCTATACCGAAACGCCGTTTAACATCATCGTCATCCTTATCCAGATAAAAAGAGCCTCTTTCACGGTAGATTCTTTCCAGAACTTTATAGTGTTCCCTACGAGAAAGATAACTTTCCTTTAAATCATCCGTAAAAAGTGAGGAAATTTCATATATCTTATCTATCTCCAACGCACTAAAATTATGGCGTAATATAACCAGAAAACCTTTCTCAAAAGAAAAATTTTTTCGCAAAGTCTTCTGAAGGAATCTAAATATGTCTTCAAAAGAAAGAACTCCGGACATCTCCTTGGTTATTTCATATAAATCTAACATCGTAAAATTGTCTTTTTCTAAATTCCTAATTGTAACTTCGACATCTTCAATTCTTTTCTCCATATCCTTACAAACAACTTCTAAATGGAGAAATTCTTTCTCCGCTTCTTCCGAAAAATTAAGAGACATTTTCTCAAATCTGTTTACCAAGACGGGAAAGGTAAATAATACAAGAGAGAGGCTTAAAAAATACGTACCCCCCTCTACCTTTCTATTGGGCATAAATTCTAAAAATAAAATGACTAGACAAAATATGGCAGTGATAAGAAAAATCTTCTTGCCCCGCACAATAAAATTCAACAAGAAAAGAATGGGAATTAAAAATATGCCGTAGCTCATTTTATCCCTCGGTAAGCAATACGATTTCTTCCTTGTGCTTTAGCAGAATATAAACACTCGTCTGCTTTATGTATAATTTCCTCTTTGGTTTTACCATCATAGGGATAAATTGCTATTCCTATAGAAATAGTTACATGCGTTGCTTCCCGACGCAGGTAAAAAATCTCTCTGTCCACTCTTTCCCTTATTTCTTCGGCAAATCTGATTGCTCTTTCTTTTCCTGAATCTCCCAAAACCACCAAAAATTCCTCTCCACCATAACGCACTGCAAAATCATTCTGGGTAATATTAGAACTAAGTATCCTTGCTATCTTCTTAAGCATAATATCTCCCGCAATATGCCCATAACGGTCATTGTAATCTTTAAAATAATCAAGGTCCAGTATTAAAACAGAAAATTCTTTTGATTTAACCATTAATTCTTCTAAACGGCTATAAAGATATCGGGGTAAAAAGAGATTAGTTAAACCGTCGCGTTTAGCTAACTCCTCTGTCTTCTGATAAAGATAGGCATTCTCTACTCCTACCGACACCAAATCAGAAAAAATATCCAACATTCTTAAGTCGTCAGGAGTAAAACTGGCTGGCAAAGAAGATTCTAAACGCACCACCCCCAATAATCTATCTTCAGAACTTAAAGGGCAGGCAAGCAGAGCACGAAAATCTCTTTTAGTTTCTTCTACCGCGGAAGAAAAACGAAAATCCTTTTGGACATCGTTAACTATTAAATTGCCTTTCTCTCTAAGTAGCCAACGGTCAAATATATCAAGCTGTAATTCTCTATCCTGAGGGCCGTAATCGGTTTTTAAGAAAAAGGAGACAACCTTGGGATTCTCTATCTCTATGCCCTCTTCTTCTACTAAATATATCAGAACATTTTCTGCTTTAGGGATTATTTCGCCAATTCTTGCACCTGCCGATTGGATTATCTTGACCAGATCTAAAGTCGTGCTAAATTCATCTGCCATGAGTTTCAAACGGTAAAATCTCTCAAATCTCTTTGTGAGTGCTGATTTAACTTTGTTTTTATCCTCGATATCAGCGGATAAAAGAGCAATTCTATTTCTTAAATTATTAATTTTTCCCTTATAAATTTTAATATGGGAAACAAACCCCACGCGTTTGATACCGGATAAAACTCCGGCACTAAAAGCTATCCCGATTAAAGGGAGAATGTAATTTGTTTGATAATACTGGAGAAACCTCTGGCTGAAAAGAATAATTACTAAAAAATAAAAAAAACCAAAAATATTCCCAAAGGTAAAGACGGTAAAGGAAATCAATGGTGCAAACAAAATAAATAAAGCCATCACTTTATCTTCTAATCCAGGACCTTGAATCCAAAGTTCTCGTTCTATGAGAAAAAAAATAAGAAAAGAAGAAAATAGAACGATAAAGCCGTTTAGCAACCTTGACCATTTTAATGCCATTATAATTTAAACCAATGCTTTCTCGGTATCTTTATCAAAGAAATGGACCTTATTCATGTCTAAAACTACTTCTATCTTCTGATTTACTTGAGGGGGTTGAGTTATTCCTCCTATCCGGGCAATAAGTATATTTCTACCTGTATTAAGGTAGAGATAAATTTCTGAACCCATTGGTTCTACAATGTCCACCAAGACATTTATTGTATTCTCGGGAGTAGAATGGGTGGTAAAAAATTTATCGTAGATGTCCTCTGCCCTTATCCCCAAAATAATCTCTTTACCCACATAGTTCTTTAAAGCTTCAATCATATGTTCAAGAATCCTCACCTTAAATCCACCTTCATCAAAAAAGTATTTGCCATTATGCTCCACTAATCTTCCTTGAATAAAATTCATCGGAGGAGTTCCAATAAAGGAGGCAACAAATTTATTCACGGGATGACTATACAAGGTCAATGGATCGGCTACCTGCTGGATAATTCCATCCTTCATGACCACAATGCGTGAACCAAGAGTCATTGCTTCCACCTGGTCATGGGTAACATAAATCATTGTTGTTTGTAGGCGATTATGCAGTTTGTTCAATTCAGCACGCATCTGAACTCTCAACTTAGCATCGAGATTACTAAGCGGTTCATCAAACAAAAAGACTAAAGGCTTACGCACAATTGCTCTTCCTACCGCCCCGCGTTGTTTCTCTCCGCCAGAGAGCTCTTTGGGTTTTCTGCCGAGGAGTTGGTGTATTCCTAAAATCTTCGCTGCCTCCATTACCCGTTCCTTTATCTGGGATTTCGCATA
It encodes:
- the fsa gene encoding fructose-6-phosphate aldolase, with protein sequence MKLFIDSANLDEIREAASWGVINGVTTNPTLVAKEGKDFIKLIKEICEIVDGPISAEAVSLDKESIIKEARFLSQIHKNIVVKIPLNTEGLKAVKILSAEGIKTNVTLCFSATQAMLAAKAGASYISPFVGRLDDISTRGMDLIGDIRTIFDNYHFATQIIVASVRNPIHVLDSALIGADVATCPFSVLEQLLKHPLTDIGIKRFLDDWKKVPSVNPKIKIRGSR
- a CDS encoding ROK family protein, encoding MKYYIGIDIGATKVKLGILDNKLKIIKRSELDTHCYLEKSRLIFAIRETIFSFIERYKRKPQAIGIGVPGLVDPYRGLVYYLVNISGWDNVYLKKILEDCLKVPVFIDNDVNIMALAELYAGRAKGKKNVVCITLGTGVGGGLILEGKLYRGATFSAGEIGHFPLNEHGPLCNCGGKACLERYVGNRYIVEEAINKIKKGPLPTIIPDLIKNDFSKLNPEILSLALKKGDLLAKEIWQNVGKRIGIILAGIVNLLNPEMIIIGGGIAGAGKVLFENIKSTIKERAMRIPANRVEVVQAKLKENAGIIGAGFLAKEGVRGGRG
- a CDS encoding GGDEF domain-containing protein, translating into MSYGIFLIPILFLLNFIVRGKKIFLITAIFCLVILFLEFMPNRKVEGGTYFLSLSLVLFTFPVLVNRFEKMSLNFSEEAEKEFLHLEVVCKDMEKRIEDVEVTIRNLEKDNFTMLDLYEITKEMSGVLSFEDIFRFLQKTLRKNFSFEKGFLVILRHNFSALEIDKIYEISSLFTDDLKESYLSRREHYKVLERIYRERGSFYLDKDDDDVKRRFGIEVDVPFAVSALHSGNTVIGFLLLEGLKKEDFSKFTIFSTQISLELRKVILYEEIEKMATTDSLTGLYVRREIIKSFEEELGRAKKHKMFLSFLMIDIDHFKNCNDQYGHLTGDYVLREIARILRTNLREIDLIGRYGGEELTVLLLNTAEEEAKIVAERIREAVGKYPFKAYGEKFNVTVSIGGTVFPKDGESVIQLVANADKALYFAKNHGRNCVIFYDEIK
- the lptD gene encoding LPS assembly protein LptD gives rise to the protein MKFRRFKFYTLIFSFIFCILRFAFVVLAQDMGSVTVKGDNVEYLTQEKKIIGEGNVEIVYQNMKLTCERIEFFTETKAAIASGNVKLYQDNTLFTGDKLYYNFETKKGEVINLSMEKMGPWYGGGKSAEKIADKEYVVEEGYITTCDQGKPHYRIRSRKIEVFLDDKIVAHDVSFMVGNVPLFYLPYLRYSLTEKYPHFIFIPGRNKKWGWYMLTAWRHNFIEDKKGFIHLDYRERKGFAHGLDQEYSIKHFGSGFFRYYYMNERDKSVSKEVRQETERYRVQLKHRWQISDDTRALMEYHKMSDIDFIKDYFYREEYVNDNHPKSYLSIINSQPVYNLSFLVQKRTNRFFTETERLPEIALNLMNQKLGNSMFYYKSDYSFANLTNKNAGSDLDDDVRRFDSYNRLSYFSKFGFLNLNPYIGTRQTYYSKDKYGDEAEIRGIFYSGMDISTRFYKIYDIHSDFLGLDINKLRHIVTPIANYKYIHQPTILPDKLMGFDSLDSINRENVVTLGIENRLQTKRKEKDNLKTVDLGNFLFTGDYHFKPEDTGSQWRNFKLDLELTPYNWLRFESDAIYDPPSKNFNTANFDLIASHNDIWSLGLGSRYEKNSINEITTSFIYNLNSKWQFRVYERYDFKKILEDGTKRINDFVEQEYAIVKDLHCWTGEFSLNINDGYSFWVIFRLKAFPEIPFRFSASYSKPKITR
- a CDS encoding sensor domain-containing diguanylate cyclase produces the protein MALKWSRLLNGFIVLFSSFLIFFLIERELWIQGPGLEDKVMALFILFAPLISFTVFTFGNIFGFFYFLVIILFSQRFLQYYQTNYILPLIGIAFSAGVLSGIKRVGFVSHIKIYKGKINNLRNRIALLSADIEDKNKVKSALTKRFERFYRLKLMADEFSTTLDLVKIIQSAGARIGEIIPKAENVLIYLVEEEGIEIENPKVVSFFLKTDYGPQDRELQLDIFDRWLLREKGNLIVNDVQKDFRFSSAVEETKRDFRALLACPLSSEDRLLGVVRLESSLPASFTPDDLRMLDIFSDLVSVGVENAYLYQKTEELAKRDGLTNLFLPRYLYSRLEELMVKSKEFSVLILDLDYFKDYNDRYGHIAGDIMLKKIARILSSNITQNDFAVRYGGEEFLVVLGDSGKERAIRFAEEIRERVDREIFYLRREATHVTISIGIAIYPYDGKTKEEIIHKADECLYSAKAQGRNRIAYRGIK
- the ugpC gene encoding sn-glycerol-3-phosphate ABC transporter ATP-binding protein UgpC, with product MAQVSLRHVHKIFPGGVNAVKDFNLGVESKEFIVIVGPSGCGKSTTLRMIAGLEEVTSGEIYIGDKLVNDVPPKDRNIAMVFQNYALYPHMSVYDNMAFGLRLRGYAKSQIKERVMEAAKILGIHQLLGRKPKELSGGEKQRGAVGRAIVRKPLVFLFDEPLSNLDAKLRVQMRAELNKLHNRLQTTMIYVTHDQVEAMTLGSRIVVMKDGIIQQVADPLTLYSHPVNKFVASFIGTPPMNFIQGRLVEHNGKYFFDEGGFKVRILEHMIEALKNYVGKEIILGIRAEDIYDKFFTTHSTPENTINVLVDIVEPMGSEIYLYLNTGRNILIARIGGITQPPQVNQKIEVVLDMNKVHFFDKDTEKALV